One Salarias fasciatus chromosome 22, fSalaFa1.1, whole genome shotgun sequence DNA segment encodes these proteins:
- the arpp21 gene encoding cAMP-regulated phosphoprotein 21 isoform X2 has protein sequence MSEVAPASPDVLPKLCDVMPCDAAGRPSPPPCTPPCEQKEDEGKKKPEQQKQCNQVQPKKRVKAKGKLVRSMAVCEESSTCEETQAFPDANISFSCHEDERSSCREGEQEKSTDPKKPSSSLSKEPSVEYTDSTGIDLHQFIVDTLNSNPRDRMMLLKLEQDMIDFITSNSSFKKFPHMSSYHRMLVHRVAAYFGMEHNVDQTGKSVIINRTSSTRIPEQRFLEEVHKDKAEEIQQWKTILKRDNSSDDQSRLHPLREKQGKSMEEREEEYQRARERIFRKEPSCTQESAHAETRDVEDYNPYAETQRRRQLFRGSRDSSGSSWTGSSRQSSTETDCRYGNDPRPWSSTDSDSSHQWTNPAPKARPPANCHSWDARGSGSISLFRLPPHPSPPPILEEPAPGSAYIAENGIPPGSILVNPHTGQPFLNPDGTPAVYNPPDSQQPIRSQSQPQPQQQVVQYSSVSYTAPQMLPVTPSQPYSTMEDLSSQFAHVTVSCQSAGEAPPLYPPSQGYFYAAPPLPPPPPNPSSYCQPSPQVPVFYYGQFATSAQQGCRPVSPSQHAQSQAPQPTGGFAAALRLQQSSHPQPQAVLGTYSPAASHQCSVVQGGVPVSFPQSKVVPGAGGEAGYCCMVPPPSHHGSCLPPSCAGLGAPAWSAQY, from the exons ATGAGTGAAGTAGCCCCGGCGAGTCCAGATGTCCTCCCGAAACTCTGCGACGTGATGCCGTGTgacgccgccggccgcccctcccctccgccgTGCACGCCGCCATGCGAGCAGAAGGAAGACGAGGGCAAGAAAAAGCCCGAGCAGCAG AAACAGTGTAACCAGGTGCAACCAAAGAAAAGAGTAAAG GCCAAAGGAAAGTTGGTGCGCAGCATGGCGGTGTGCGAGGAGTCCTCCACATGCGAAGAAACCCAG gCATTTCCAGATGCAAACATCTCATTTAGCTGCCACGAGGACGAGAGGAGCTCCTGCAGGGAGGGGGAGCAAGAGAAGAGCACAGATCCAAAGAAACCTTCATCATCATTGTCcaaag AGCCCAGCGTGGAATACACAGACTCCACCGGCATCGACCTGCACCAGTTCATTGTCGACACCCTCAACAGCAACCCCAGAGACCGCATGATGCTGCTCAAACTGGAGCAGGACATGATCGACTTCATCACCAgcaatag CTCCTTTAAGAAGTTCCCCCACATGTCCTCCTACCACCGCATGCTGGTCCATCGGGTGGCGGCCTACTTCGGCATGGAGCACAACGTGGACCAGACGGGCAAGTCGGTCATCATCAACAGGACGAGCAGCACACGCAT ACCCGAGCAGCGTTTCTTGGAGGAGGTGCACAAAGACAAGGCGGAGGAGATCCAGCAGTGGAAAACCATTTTGAAGCGAGACAACAGCTCGGACGACCAG AGCCGGCTCCACCCCTTACGGGAGAAGCAGGGCAAGTcgatggaggagagggaggaggagtacCAAAGAGCACGAGAGCGAATCTTCAGGaaggag CCGTCCTGCACCCAGGAGAGCGCCCACGCAGAAACCAG ggACGTGGAGGACTACAATCCATATGCTGagacccagaggagacggcAGCTCTTCAG GGGGAGCCGAGACAGCTCGGGCTCCagctggacgggcagcagcaggcagagcagCACGGAGACCGACTGTCGCTACGGCAACGACCCCCGACCCTGGAGCAGCACCGACTCGGATTCCTCGCACCAGTGGACGAACCCGGCCCCGAAAGCCCGCCCGCCCGCCAACTGCCACAGCTGGGACGCACGAGGTTCAG GCTCCATCTCTCTGTTCAGGCTGCCGCCCCACCCGTCGCCGCCCCCCATCCTGGAGGAGCCGGCCCCCGGCTCGGCCTACATCGCGGAGAACGGCATCCCGCCGGGGAGCATATTAGTGAACCCGCACACCG GGCAGCCCTTCCTCAACCCCGACGGGACCCCCGCTGTGTACAACCCCCCAGACagccagcagccaatcaggagccagagtcagccgcagccgcagcagcag GTGGTTCAGTACTCGTCTGTCTCTTACACAGCTCCACAGATGTTGCCTGTCACTCCCTCACAGCCATACTCAACA ATGGAAGATCTCTCCTCTCAGTTCGCTCATGTGACGGTGAGCTGTCAGTCGGCGGgcgaggccccgcccctctACCCTCCCAGCCAGGGTTACTTCtatgcagctcctcctctcccccctcccccacccaacCCCTCCAGCTACTGCCAGCCCTCACCTCAG GTGCCTGTGTTCTACTACGGCCAGTTCGCTACCTCAGCTCAGCAAGGATGCCGGCCCGTCTCGCCCTCGCAGCACGCCCAGAGCCAGGCGCCGCAACCCACAG gaggcTTCGCCGCTGcgctgaggctgcagcagtcTTCCCACCCCCAGCCCCAGGCTGTGCTGGGCACCTACTCACCAGCGGCCTCCCATCAGTGTAGCGTGGTTCAG GGTGGCGTTCCAGTGTCCTTCCCCCAGAGTAAAGTCGTGCCCGGGGCGGGCGGGGAGGCAGGGTACTGCTGCATGGTGCCCCCGCCCTCCCACCACGGCAGCTGCCTCCCTCCCAGCTGCGCCGGCCTGGGCGCGCCGGCCTGGAGCGCGCAGTACTGA
- the arpp21 gene encoding cAMP-regulated phosphoprotein 21 isoform X1 produces MSEVAPASPDVLPKLCDVMPCDAAGRPSPPPCTPPCEQKEDEGKKKPEQQVSRQTQILQRATIKLRIPASSRHQNKLCLHAQKQCNQVQPKKRVKAKGKLVRSMAVCEESSTCEETQAFPDANISFSCHEDERSSCREGEQEKSTDPKKPSSSLSKEPSVEYTDSTGIDLHQFIVDTLNSNPRDRMMLLKLEQDMIDFITSNSSFKKFPHMSSYHRMLVHRVAAYFGMEHNVDQTGKSVIINRTSSTRIPEQRFLEEVHKDKAEEIQQWKTILKRDNSSDDQSRLHPLREKQGKSMEEREEEYQRARERIFRKEPSCTQESAHAETRDVEDYNPYAETQRRRQLFRGSRDSSGSSWTGSSRQSSTETDCRYGNDPRPWSSTDSDSSHQWTNPAPKARPPANCHSWDARGSGSISLFRLPPHPSPPPILEEPAPGSAYIAENGIPPGSILVNPHTGQPFLNPDGTPAVYNPPDSQQPIRSQSQPQPQQQVVQYSSVSYTAPQMLPVTPSQPYSTMEDLSSQFAHVTVSCQSAGEAPPLYPPSQGYFYAAPPLPPPPPNPSSYCQPSPQVPVFYYGQFATSAQQGCRPVSPSQHAQSQAPQPTGGFAAALRLQQSSHPQPQAVLGTYSPAASHQCSVVQGGVPVSFPQSKVVPGAGGEAGYCCMVPPPSHHGSCLPPSCAGLGAPAWSAQY; encoded by the exons ATGAGTGAAGTAGCCCCGGCGAGTCCAGATGTCCTCCCGAAACTCTGCGACGTGATGCCGTGTgacgccgccggccgcccctcccctccgccgTGCACGCCGCCATGCGAGCAGAAGGAAGACGAGGGCAAGAAAAAGCCCGAGCAGCAGGTGAGCCGCCAAACACAGATACTGCAGCGCGCCACAATAAAATTGCGCATCCCGGCGAGCTCCCGTCATCAAAATAAATTGTGTCTTCACGCGCAGAAACAGTGTAACCAGGTGCAACCAAAGAAAAGAGTAAAG GCCAAAGGAAAGTTGGTGCGCAGCATGGCGGTGTGCGAGGAGTCCTCCACATGCGAAGAAACCCAG gCATTTCCAGATGCAAACATCTCATTTAGCTGCCACGAGGACGAGAGGAGCTCCTGCAGGGAGGGGGAGCAAGAGAAGAGCACAGATCCAAAGAAACCTTCATCATCATTGTCcaaag AGCCCAGCGTGGAATACACAGACTCCACCGGCATCGACCTGCACCAGTTCATTGTCGACACCCTCAACAGCAACCCCAGAGACCGCATGATGCTGCTCAAACTGGAGCAGGACATGATCGACTTCATCACCAgcaatag CTCCTTTAAGAAGTTCCCCCACATGTCCTCCTACCACCGCATGCTGGTCCATCGGGTGGCGGCCTACTTCGGCATGGAGCACAACGTGGACCAGACGGGCAAGTCGGTCATCATCAACAGGACGAGCAGCACACGCAT ACCCGAGCAGCGTTTCTTGGAGGAGGTGCACAAAGACAAGGCGGAGGAGATCCAGCAGTGGAAAACCATTTTGAAGCGAGACAACAGCTCGGACGACCAG AGCCGGCTCCACCCCTTACGGGAGAAGCAGGGCAAGTcgatggaggagagggaggaggagtacCAAAGAGCACGAGAGCGAATCTTCAGGaaggag CCGTCCTGCACCCAGGAGAGCGCCCACGCAGAAACCAG ggACGTGGAGGACTACAATCCATATGCTGagacccagaggagacggcAGCTCTTCAG GGGGAGCCGAGACAGCTCGGGCTCCagctggacgggcagcagcaggcagagcagCACGGAGACCGACTGTCGCTACGGCAACGACCCCCGACCCTGGAGCAGCACCGACTCGGATTCCTCGCACCAGTGGACGAACCCGGCCCCGAAAGCCCGCCCGCCCGCCAACTGCCACAGCTGGGACGCACGAGGTTCAG GCTCCATCTCTCTGTTCAGGCTGCCGCCCCACCCGTCGCCGCCCCCCATCCTGGAGGAGCCGGCCCCCGGCTCGGCCTACATCGCGGAGAACGGCATCCCGCCGGGGAGCATATTAGTGAACCCGCACACCG GGCAGCCCTTCCTCAACCCCGACGGGACCCCCGCTGTGTACAACCCCCCAGACagccagcagccaatcaggagccagagtcagccgcagccgcagcagcag GTGGTTCAGTACTCGTCTGTCTCTTACACAGCTCCACAGATGTTGCCTGTCACTCCCTCACAGCCATACTCAACA ATGGAAGATCTCTCCTCTCAGTTCGCTCATGTGACGGTGAGCTGTCAGTCGGCGGgcgaggccccgcccctctACCCTCCCAGCCAGGGTTACTTCtatgcagctcctcctctcccccctcccccacccaacCCCTCCAGCTACTGCCAGCCCTCACCTCAG GTGCCTGTGTTCTACTACGGCCAGTTCGCTACCTCAGCTCAGCAAGGATGCCGGCCCGTCTCGCCCTCGCAGCACGCCCAGAGCCAGGCGCCGCAACCCACAG gaggcTTCGCCGCTGcgctgaggctgcagcagtcTTCCCACCCCCAGCCCCAGGCTGTGCTGGGCACCTACTCACCAGCGGCCTCCCATCAGTGTAGCGTGGTTCAG GGTGGCGTTCCAGTGTCCTTCCCCCAGAGTAAAGTCGTGCCCGGGGCGGGCGGGGAGGCAGGGTACTGCTGCATGGTGCCCCCGCCCTCCCACCACGGCAGCTGCCTCCCTCCCAGCTGCGCCGGCCTGGGCGCGCCGGCCTGGAGCGCGCAGTACTGA